From the Microbacterium thalassium genome, one window contains:
- a CDS encoding MarR family winged helix-turn-helix transcriptional regulator, whose product MTDRRLAIDAWESLFRAQHEVFAEISADFDGAELSQGEYDVLLTVTRADEMTAKLRDVTARMLISQPSVSRLVDRMVARGLLTKCADPGDGRGSLVTATEEGAVAFRKVASQHGRSIAARMSKLSDGELSQLHTLTAKLRDDGD is encoded by the coding sequence ATGACCGACCGCCGCCTCGCCATCGACGCGTGGGAGAGCCTGTTCCGCGCCCAGCACGAGGTGTTCGCCGAGATCAGCGCCGACTTCGACGGAGCGGAGCTGTCGCAGGGCGAATACGACGTGCTGCTGACGGTGACGCGCGCCGACGAGATGACCGCGAAGCTGCGCGATGTCACCGCGCGGATGCTGATCAGCCAGCCGAGCGTGTCGCGCCTGGTCGACCGCATGGTGGCGCGGGGCCTGCTCACCAAGTGCGCCGACCCGGGCGACGGTCGGGGCTCCCTCGTCACGGCGACCGAGGAAGGCGCTGTCGCGTTCCGCAAGGTGGCGTCGCAGCACGGCCGCTCGATCGCGGCGCGCATGTCCAAGCTCAGCGACGGCGAGCTGTCGCAGCTGCACACCCTCACGGCGAAGCTGCGCGACGACGGGGACTGA
- a CDS encoding Hsp20/alpha crystallin family protein, producing MATYDPFRDLDRLASGLFDARRGPRRMPMDLYRDGDHYVLTADLPGIDPGSVDIDVDGQLLTIRAERTLTTGEGVKWITREREAASFIRQLNLGQGIDTDRIAATYSNGVLSVTIPVSEKAKPRKIEVSTEEGAPVIKAHESTEGPQPVDQ from the coding sequence ATGGCAACCTATGACCCGTTCCGCGACCTCGACCGACTGGCTTCGGGACTCTTCGACGCCCGCCGCGGCCCGCGCCGCATGCCGATGGACCTGTACCGCGACGGTGACCACTACGTCCTCACCGCCGACCTTCCGGGCATCGACCCCGGTTCGGTCGACATCGACGTCGACGGTCAGCTGCTGACGATCCGGGCCGAGCGCACGCTCACCACGGGCGAGGGAGTCAAGTGGATCACCCGCGAGCGCGAGGCGGCGAGCTTCATCCGCCAGCTGAACCTCGGCCAGGGCATCGACACCGACCGCATCGCCGCGACCTACAGCAACGGCGTGCTGAGCGTCACGATCCCGGTCAGCGAGAAGGCCAAGCCGCGCAAGATCGAGGTGTCCACCGAAGAGGGTGCGCCGGTGATCAAGGCTCACGAGTCGACCGAGGGGCCGCAGCCTGTCGACCAGTGA
- a CDS encoding VOC family protein: MRLVQVAQRAIDLDRAEDFYARLIGMRSIARFDEAGLLFFDLAGTRLLLDRNAPSTLVYLQVDNVHEALERVGAEVVSPPHVIFHHDDDALGPVGYDEWQAFIRDSEGNTIGLIAFQRP, from the coding sequence GTGAGACTCGTCCAGGTCGCCCAGCGGGCGATTGATCTCGACCGCGCGGAGGACTTCTACGCCCGGCTCATCGGGATGCGATCCATCGCCCGCTTCGACGAGGCCGGGCTGCTGTTCTTCGACCTCGCGGGCACGCGCCTCCTGCTCGACCGCAATGCCCCGTCGACCCTCGTGTACCTGCAGGTCGACAATGTGCACGAGGCGCTCGAGCGCGTCGGCGCCGAGGTCGTCTCGCCTCCGCACGTGATCTTCCACCACGACGACGACGCGCTCGGCCCCGTGGGGTACGACGAGTGGCAGGCGTTCATCCGCGACTCCGAGGGAAACACGATCGGCCTGATCGCGTTCCAGCGCCCCTGA
- a CDS encoding acyl-CoA dehydrogenase family protein translates to MLAADLLGFEDDLTEPERQTLLALRAYLESEVRPQVNGLWERAEFPAEIIGPLAELGVYSFGGDHAAFENSAVFRGFVTLELARVDSSLATFAGVHTGLASGSIALCGSVEQQAEWLPRMATGEVIGSFALTEPESGSDVARGLRTTARRDGDHWVLNGEKRWIGNATWGDVVVVWARDEADDQVKGFIVPTSTPGYRADKIEGKYSLRIVQNAHITLTDVRVPDSWHLAEANSFADTNRVLQATRLDVAWSAVGNAIGAYEHALAYARARTQFGKPIASFQLVQDLLVKSLGNITASLAMVVRVAALNDRGVSSDEHSAMAKLYATSRTREAVAWCREILGGNGIVIDYDVIRHFADAEAQYSFEGTREVNTLILGRAITGMQAFV, encoded by the coding sequence ATGCTCGCGGCGGACCTGCTCGGATTCGAGGACGACCTCACCGAGCCGGAGCGGCAGACTCTGCTCGCGCTGCGCGCGTACCTGGAATCGGAGGTCCGCCCGCAGGTGAACGGCCTGTGGGAGCGGGCGGAGTTCCCGGCCGAGATCATCGGGCCGCTGGCCGAGCTCGGCGTCTACTCCTTCGGCGGAGACCACGCGGCCTTCGAGAACTCGGCCGTGTTCCGCGGGTTCGTGACGCTCGAACTGGCGCGGGTCGACTCCTCGCTGGCGACGTTCGCGGGCGTGCACACCGGGCTGGCGAGCGGTTCGATCGCGCTGTGCGGCTCGGTCGAGCAGCAGGCCGAGTGGCTTCCGAGGATGGCGACCGGGGAGGTCATCGGCTCGTTCGCGCTCACCGAGCCGGAGTCCGGGTCGGATGTCGCGCGCGGCCTGCGGACCACGGCGCGCCGGGACGGCGACCACTGGGTGCTCAACGGCGAGAAGCGCTGGATCGGCAACGCCACGTGGGGCGATGTCGTCGTCGTATGGGCCCGCGACGAAGCCGACGACCAGGTCAAGGGCTTCATCGTGCCGACGAGCACGCCCGGCTATCGGGCCGACAAGATCGAGGGTAAATACAGCCTGCGCATCGTGCAGAACGCGCACATCACGCTGACCGACGTGCGCGTCCCCGACTCCTGGCACCTCGCCGAGGCGAACAGCTTCGCGGACACGAACAGGGTGCTGCAGGCCACCCGTCTCGACGTCGCCTGGTCGGCTGTCGGGAACGCCATCGGCGCGTACGAGCACGCTCTCGCCTACGCGCGGGCGCGAACGCAGTTCGGCAAGCCGATCGCGTCGTTCCAGCTCGTCCAGGACCTGCTCGTGAAGTCCCTCGGCAACATCACCGCGTCACTGGCGATGGTCGTCCGCGTCGCGGCCCTGAACGACCGCGGCGTCTCCTCGGACGAGCACTCGGCGATGGCGAAGCTGTACGCCACGTCCCGGACGCGCGAGGCGGTGGCCTGGTGTCGCGAGATCCTCGGCGGCAACGGCATCGTCATCGACTACGACGTCATCCGTCATTTCGCCGATGCGGAGGCCCAGTACTCCTTCGAGGGCACCCGCGAGGTGAACACCCTGATCCTCGGGCGCGCCATCACCGGCATGCAGGCTTTCGTGTGA
- a CDS encoding acyl-CoA synthetase, producing MSTSTGAFGAPHSQIPPTNYGLGTWAERRVLLAPDLPAWTFEGESTSYAEVDRRVRKLAGALADLGVRHGDRVAYMGFNHPALLETLFALGRIGAIAVLVNARLSHGEVGYILNDSGARMLLFGAEQRAIARMLEQEAFGVQMVSVDYDAGDDETWAREYEALLAAGSEESTPAAVGLDDPCLIMYTSGTTGRPKGAVLSHANMTYSGLNMLISTDLRTGDVSLAVAPLFHIAGLNALVLPMFLKGGHILIQRHFDPVAVVGTLRELHVNSMFAVPAMLDAMAGVDGFEVMAFPDLRTLIVGGAPVPSRVLRQWNSKGVELQQGYGFTEAAPAVTLLSPAEAIRKEGSAGKQHFFTDVRVVAADGHDAAVGESGEIYVRGLNIMLGYWDNPRATAESFDGEWYKSGDVAEKDEHGFHFLKDRSKDMFISGGENVYPSEVESALLDVPGVVEAAVIGVPDERWGEVGKALIVLEAGAALDADGMRAALADGLARYKIPKLFEFVAELPRTATGKVQKHLLRDAHAVGALS from the coding sequence ATGTCAACGTCGACCGGAGCTTTCGGCGCCCCTCACTCTCAGATTCCTCCCACGAACTACGGGCTCGGCACGTGGGCGGAGCGGCGGGTTCTGCTTGCGCCGGACCTGCCGGCGTGGACCTTTGAAGGAGAGTCGACCTCGTATGCCGAGGTCGATCGGCGGGTGCGCAAGCTCGCCGGCGCACTCGCCGACCTCGGGGTCCGCCACGGCGACCGCGTCGCGTACATGGGGTTCAACCACCCCGCACTGCTCGAGACGCTGTTCGCGCTCGGACGCATCGGCGCCATAGCGGTGCTCGTGAACGCGCGCCTTTCGCACGGTGAAGTGGGGTACATCCTCAACGACTCCGGAGCGCGGATGCTGCTGTTCGGGGCGGAGCAGCGAGCCATCGCGCGAATGCTCGAGCAGGAGGCGTTCGGCGTGCAGATGGTCTCGGTCGACTACGACGCCGGTGACGACGAGACGTGGGCGCGCGAGTACGAGGCGCTGCTCGCAGCGGGTTCGGAGGAGTCGACGCCGGCGGCAGTCGGGCTCGACGACCCGTGTCTGATCATGTACACGTCCGGCACGACCGGCCGCCCCAAGGGCGCCGTGCTCAGCCACGCCAACATGACCTACAGCGGTCTGAACATGCTCATCTCCACCGACCTCCGCACCGGCGACGTGTCGCTCGCCGTCGCGCCGCTGTTCCACATCGCCGGATTGAACGCGCTCGTGCTGCCGATGTTCCTGAAGGGCGGGCACATCCTCATCCAACGCCACTTCGACCCCGTGGCGGTCGTGGGCACACTGCGGGAACTGCACGTGAACTCCATGTTCGCGGTGCCCGCCATGCTCGATGCGATGGCAGGCGTCGACGGCTTCGAGGTGATGGCGTTCCCGGACCTGAGGACCCTCATCGTGGGCGGCGCCCCCGTGCCGAGTCGGGTCCTGCGACAGTGGAACAGCAAGGGCGTCGAGCTGCAGCAGGGATACGGGTTCACCGAGGCGGCGCCGGCGGTGACGCTGCTGTCGCCTGCCGAAGCCATCCGCAAGGAGGGGTCGGCCGGCAAACAGCACTTCTTCACGGACGTGCGAGTGGTCGCCGCCGACGGGCACGACGCCGCGGTCGGCGAGTCCGGCGAGATCTACGTGCGGGGCTTGAACATCATGCTCGGGTACTGGGACAACCCGCGGGCGACGGCCGAATCGTTCGACGGCGAGTGGTACAAGTCCGGTGACGTCGCGGAGAAGGACGAGCACGGCTTCCACTTCCTCAAGGACCGGTCGAAGGACATGTTCATCTCGGGAGGGGAGAACGTGTACCCGTCCGAGGTGGAGAGCGCGCTGCTGGACGTTCCGGGCGTGGTGGAAGCCGCCGTCATCGGGGTTCCCGACGAGCGTTGGGGTGAAGTCGGCAAGGCGCTGATCGTGCTCGAGGCCGGCGCCGCCCTCGACGCGGACGGCATGCGGGCCGCATTGGCAGACGGACTCGCGCGCTACAAGATCCCGAAGCTCTTCGAGTTCGTCGCTGAGCTTCCACGCACGGCGACGGGAAAGGTGCAGAAGCATCTGCTGCGCGACGCCCACGCGGTCGGGGCGCTCTCGTGA
- a CDS encoding MarR family winged helix-turn-helix transcriptional regulator, protein MTEGHTVKENAKERLKSATLYEDMGFLLTRSRAVWVARDRAFFAEFGLNGRLYAVLSLAASGENPTQRELADFLRLDASQIVALIDDLEQRGYVERRSSPTDRRTNIIVATDAGRQVHGEARAAARDGEQSMGPSLNAEDRATLLALLQRVAFEE, encoded by the coding sequence GTGACAGAAGGGCACACGGTGAAGGAGAACGCGAAGGAGCGGCTCAAGAGCGCCACCCTCTACGAGGACATGGGCTTCCTCCTCACACGCTCCCGCGCCGTGTGGGTCGCGCGCGACCGAGCCTTCTTCGCCGAGTTCGGCCTCAACGGCCGCCTGTACGCGGTGCTGTCCCTGGCGGCCTCGGGAGAGAATCCGACGCAGCGCGAACTCGCCGACTTCCTGCGCCTGGACGCGAGTCAGATCGTCGCGCTGATCGACGACCTCGAACAGCGCGGCTACGTCGAACGACGCAGCTCGCCCACGGACCGCCGAACGAACATCATCGTCGCGACCGACGCCGGCAGGCAGGTGCACGGCGAAGCCCGCGCAGCAGCTCGCGACGGCGAGCAGAGCATGGGGCCGAGCCTGAACGCCGAAGACCGGGCGACGCTGCTCGCCCTGCTTCAGCGCGTCGCCTTCGAGGAGTGA
- a CDS encoding ABC transporter ATP-binding protein translates to MRYGAGVEALRDATLSLAEGRVTAIIGGNGAGKSTMLRAASGLLGFHGGTITDGDVLLGGDPISKLSAAKIVELGVVHVPEGRRVFGDLTVIDNLRAGAATVKSGRKRDQKLAEVLELFPILAERRNQRAGLLSGGQQQMLAISRGMMSSPKVILLDEPTLGLAPQTVEQVASVITQINALGITVGVVEQNAAMALRISDYGYVIEQGHVVLEDEAAPLRDSPDVQKLFLGGDAVETESEAHEYKTLSRWSA, encoded by the coding sequence GTGCGATACGGCGCCGGAGTCGAGGCCCTTCGGGACGCGACGCTGAGCCTCGCCGAGGGGCGTGTGACGGCGATCATCGGCGGAAACGGCGCCGGCAAGAGCACGATGCTGCGCGCCGCGAGCGGTCTCCTGGGCTTCCACGGGGGGACGATCACCGACGGCGACGTCCTGCTCGGGGGAGACCCCATCAGCAAGCTCAGCGCCGCGAAGATCGTGGAGCTCGGCGTGGTGCACGTACCGGAGGGTCGCCGGGTCTTCGGCGATCTCACCGTCATCGACAACCTGCGCGCGGGGGCTGCGACCGTCAAGAGCGGGCGCAAGCGCGATCAGAAGCTCGCCGAGGTGCTGGAGCTGTTCCCGATCCTCGCCGAGCGCCGGAACCAGCGCGCCGGCCTGCTCTCGGGCGGCCAGCAGCAGATGCTCGCGATCAGCCGGGGGATGATGAGCTCTCCGAAGGTCATCCTGCTCGATGAGCCGACGCTCGGCCTCGCTCCCCAGACGGTCGAGCAGGTCGCCTCGGTCATCACACAGATCAATGCGCTCGGAATCACCGTGGGGGTCGTGGAGCAGAACGCCGCCATGGCCCTGCGGATCTCCGACTACGGCTACGTCATCGAGCAGGGTCACGTCGTGCTCGAAGACGAGGCCGCGCCCCTGCGCGACTCCCCCGACGTGCAGAAGCTCTTCCTCGGCGGCGATGCCGTCGAAACGGAGTCCGAAGCCCACGAATACAAGACACTCTCGAGGTGGTCGGCATGA
- a CDS encoding ABC transporter ATP-binding protein produces MSPRTLKVQNVSLSFGGIKALSGLSFTVQPGTIHAVIGPNGAGKSSCFNVISGVYKADVGSVTLGDVELLGMKPHVIAGQGIGRAFQNIALAPHETVLDNLMVARYRLTKAGMLSTGLGLPGARREARIHRDRVLEIADFVGLNDVLTTDAGLLSYGWRKKVELARALATEPEILMLDEPVAGMPSGEKMEIAGLIGAIRDALGISVMLVEHDMPMVMSIADRVTVLDFGRQIADGTPDEVQNDPHVIEAYLGTTTVGEQTSAIATRVVRGKKGKR; encoded by the coding sequence ATGAGCCCCCGCACCCTCAAGGTCCAGAACGTCTCGCTCTCGTTCGGCGGCATCAAGGCCCTCTCCGGCCTGTCGTTCACCGTGCAGCCGGGAACGATCCACGCGGTCATCGGCCCGAACGGGGCCGGCAAGTCGTCGTGCTTCAACGTCATCTCCGGCGTCTACAAGGCCGACGTCGGATCGGTGACGCTCGGCGACGTCGAGCTGCTCGGGATGAAGCCGCACGTGATCGCCGGGCAGGGGATCGGACGGGCCTTCCAGAACATCGCCCTCGCCCCGCACGAGACGGTCCTCGACAATCTCATGGTCGCGCGCTATCGGCTGACCAAGGCGGGGATGCTCTCGACGGGCCTCGGACTTCCCGGTGCGCGGCGCGAGGCACGCATCCATCGGGATCGCGTGCTCGAGATCGCCGACTTCGTCGGGCTGAACGACGTGCTGACCACGGATGCGGGACTGCTCTCGTACGGCTGGCGCAAGAAGGTCGAGCTGGCTCGAGCACTCGCGACCGAACCCGAGATCCTCATGCTCGACGAGCCGGTGGCCGGCATGCCTTCGGGCGAGAAGATGGAGATCGCCGGACTCATCGGGGCGATCCGCGACGCTCTGGGCATCTCGGTGATGCTCGTCGAGCACGACATGCCGATGGTCATGAGCATCGCCGACCGCGTCACGGTGCTGGACTTCGGGCGTCAGATCGCCGACGGCACCCCCGACGAGGTCCAGAACGACCCCCACGTGATCGAGGCGTACCTGGGCACCACGACGGTGGGCGAACAGACCTCGGCGATTGCGACGCGCGTCGTGCGCGGAAAGAAGGGCAAGCGATGA
- a CDS encoding branched-chain amino acid ABC transporter permease translates to MNVLQVFLTGLSLSAIYALLAVGFVVIYKGTKVVNLAQGAVMMIGVYVVFKLNTGLDFWIVALIGIAVGAAAAVIIQLILSLSKSHDHLVATIITIAIDMIVTAILLVEMRDLMLYIPGPWADAVIQIGGAAMPVARVAAFATAILAIGAFFVVFRYTTFGVRMRAAASDPETAALMGVSGRSVALWSWGIGGGLAVIAGIFLAGFPGAGLPAFGSALAFAVIPAIIIGGMDSAEGAIIGALIVGFTESVSRYLVAAYAPWMGEQIAIVVPYVIMLIVLLVRPSGLFGSREISRV, encoded by the coding sequence ATGAACGTGCTGCAGGTGTTCCTCACCGGCCTCTCGCTCAGCGCGATCTACGCGCTCCTGGCGGTCGGGTTCGTCGTCATCTACAAGGGCACCAAGGTCGTGAACCTGGCGCAGGGCGCGGTCATGATGATCGGCGTCTACGTCGTGTTCAAGCTCAACACCGGCCTCGACTTCTGGATCGTCGCGCTGATCGGCATCGCCGTGGGAGCCGCGGCAGCGGTCATCATCCAGCTGATCCTTTCCCTGTCGAAGTCGCACGATCACCTCGTCGCGACGATCATCACGATCGCCATCGACATGATCGTCACCGCGATCCTCCTGGTCGAGATGCGCGACCTGATGCTCTACATCCCCGGACCGTGGGCCGACGCGGTGATCCAGATCGGCGGCGCCGCCATGCCGGTCGCGCGAGTCGCGGCGTTCGCGACCGCGATCCTGGCCATCGGCGCGTTCTTCGTCGTCTTCCGCTACACGACCTTCGGCGTCCGGATGCGGGCGGCCGCGAGCGACCCCGAGACGGCGGCCCTGATGGGTGTCAGCGGACGAAGCGTCGCGCTGTGGTCGTGGGGGATCGGCGGCGGGCTCGCCGTGATCGCCGGCATCTTCCTCGCCGGGTTCCCGGGGGCGGGCCTTCCTGCTTTCGGAAGCGCGCTCGCGTTCGCCGTCATCCCGGCGATCATCATCGGCGGCATGGACTCGGCGGAGGGCGCCATCATCGGTGCTCTCATCGTCGGGTTCACCGAGTCGGTGTCGCGGTATCTCGTCGCCGCCTACGCACCCTGGATGGGCGAGCAGATCGCCATCGTCGTGCCGTACGTGATCATGCTGATCGTTCTGCTGGTCAGACCGAGCGGCCTCTTCGGATCGAGGGAGATCAGTCGTGTCTAA
- a CDS encoding branched-chain amino acid ABC transporter permease, protein MWTRYILLPVVAIVLLSIPFFQPRDVQTALTSAVAFAIAAIGLTILVGVGGQLSLAHGVFVAVGAYGYIVLAGEPGVEDRWGLGLPPVLAAIGGVALAALLGLIFSPVAARLKGLYLGMASLALIFISEYVFTYVTPLTGGLQGRSVQQFDLFGIPLSGSTPKLEILGANIDGIARLWFIAVIALFLAVWIGLRIVRGRPGQALQLVRDNPTAAAAIGVNVQHAKAEAFVVSSAYAGVGGVFVALYSQVLTPETFNIVFSINFLAMIIIGGLGSIGGAVFGGAFVALLAFTMNKLGGTPLLPFIDQTGLNGIPGGTFSTIVFGVIVVLILVFEPTGGAGIVRRIRSRRAKPSPVAPPQQSHDTDSRGAVPEKTR, encoded by the coding sequence ATGTGGACCCGTTACATCCTGCTTCCGGTGGTCGCCATCGTGCTGCTGTCCATTCCGTTCTTCCAGCCCCGTGACGTGCAGACGGCGCTCACCAGCGCGGTGGCCTTCGCGATCGCCGCCATCGGACTCACGATCCTCGTCGGCGTCGGCGGGCAGCTCAGCCTCGCCCACGGTGTCTTCGTCGCGGTCGGAGCCTACGGCTACATCGTGCTCGCCGGCGAGCCGGGTGTGGAGGATCGCTGGGGGCTCGGTCTGCCCCCGGTGCTCGCCGCGATCGGCGGCGTCGCCCTCGCCGCGCTGCTGGGCTTGATCTTCAGCCCGGTCGCCGCGCGACTCAAGGGGCTCTACCTCGGTATGGCCTCCCTGGCCCTGATCTTCATCTCGGAGTACGTCTTCACCTACGTCACCCCGCTCACCGGCGGGCTCCAGGGCCGCTCGGTCCAGCAGTTCGACCTCTTCGGCATCCCGCTGTCGGGATCGACGCCGAAGCTCGAGATCCTCGGCGCGAACATCGACGGCATCGCCCGCCTGTGGTTCATCGCCGTGATCGCCCTCTTCCTGGCGGTCTGGATCGGTCTGCGCATCGTGCGCGGCCGCCCCGGTCAGGCGCTCCAGCTCGTCCGAGACAACCCCACCGCCGCGGCGGCGATCGGGGTGAACGTGCAGCACGCCAAGGCGGAGGCGTTCGTCGTCTCGTCGGCCTACGCCGGTGTCGGCGGGGTGTTCGTGGCCCTGTACTCCCAGGTGCTCACTCCCGAGACCTTCAACATCGTCTTCTCGATCAACTTCCTCGCGATGATCATCATCGGCGGTCTCGGGTCGATCGGCGGCGCCGTGTTCGGCGGGGCGTTCGTCGCCCTGCTCGCCTTCACGATGAACAAGCTCGGCGGCACCCCGCTCCTGCCGTTCATCGACCAGACCGGCCTCAACGGGATCCCGGGCGGGACGTTCTCGACCATCGTCTTCGGCGTCATCGTCGTCCTCATCCTCGTGTTCGAGCCCACGGGCGGCGCCGGCATCGTCCGCCGCATCCGGTCTCGTCGCGCCAAGCCTTCCCCAGTGGCACCGCCACAGCAATCACACGACACGGACAGTCGGGGAGCTGTCCCCGAAAAAACGAGGTAA
- a CDS encoding ABC transporter substrate-binding protein, with translation MNKRIIAGVAAAAAASLLLAGCSSDNGGGDNGGGGDGVATDYGVTDTTITLGVLTDVSNIYTATAVPMVSGTQIYADEVNAAGGLCGRDLEIDVQDHGSDSATATQLFQGMQDEVLGFGMILGSPQQDALKDFIANAEITAVVAGWSTTALENPYYVLAGTTYPTEVINGLSWLEEQGMIAPGDTIGYINVPGPFGGDARAGGEYFADENGYTLTGVEITGKETDLAAQVDQLKAAGVTAVFMSTGPGSYNQAATAMKAAGLDVPLMTNTPGYAPFQIAPGAPAGDFILENGYVTTSMMPFGNPDSAKAVEVAAAFDADYAADNNNADANVNFGYGAMAIFGAAIEAACDAGDLTRAGIQAALATLTSVDTGVLVPLDYSDPEKTPSMETYILRPSDTEAGSSVLEATFGPSATAEAFNE, from the coding sequence ATGAACAAGCGCATCATCGCAGGCGTGGCAGCCGCAGCAGCAGCGTCGCTGCTCCTGGCTGGCTGCTCGTCGGACAACGGCGGCGGCGACAATGGCGGCGGCGGCGACGGCGTCGCGACCGACTACGGCGTCACCGACACCACCATCACCCTCGGCGTCCTGACCGACGTCTCCAACATCTACACCGCGACCGCCGTTCCCATGGTCTCGGGCACGCAGATCTACGCCGACGAGGTGAACGCGGCCGGCGGCCTGTGCGGCCGGGATCTGGAGATCGACGTCCAGGACCACGGCTCGGACAGCGCGACCGCGACCCAGCTCTTCCAGGGAATGCAGGATGAGGTCCTGGGCTTCGGCATGATCCTCGGCTCCCCGCAGCAGGACGCGCTGAAGGACTTCATCGCGAACGCCGAGATCACCGCCGTGGTCGCCGGGTGGTCGACGACGGCCCTCGAGAACCCGTACTACGTGCTCGCAGGCACCACGTACCCGACCGAGGTCATCAACGGACTCAGCTGGCTCGAGGAGCAGGGGATGATCGCCCCGGGCGACACCATCGGCTACATCAACGTCCCCGGTCCGTTCGGCGGCGACGCGCGCGCCGGCGGTGAGTACTTCGCCGACGAGAACGGCTACACCCTGACGGGCGTCGAGATCACCGGCAAGGAGACCGACCTCGCCGCGCAGGTCGACCAGCTGAAGGCCGCCGGAGTCACCGCCGTCTTCATGTCGACCGGCCCGGGCAGCTACAACCAGGCCGCGACCGCCATGAAGGCGGCCGGGCTGGACGTTCCGCTCATGACCAACACGCCCGGCTACGCTCCGTTCCAGATCGCCCCCGGCGCGCCCGCAGGCGACTTCATCCTGGAGAACGGCTACGTCACGACCAGCATGATGCCCTTCGGCAACCCCGACAGCGCGAAGGCCGTCGAGGTCGCCGCGGCGTTCGACGCGGACTACGCGGCCGACAACAACAACGCGGACGCCAACGTCAACTTCGGCTATGGCGCGATGGCGATCTTCGGTGCAGCCATCGAGGCCGCGTGCGACGCGGGCGACCTGACCCGCGCGGGCATCCAGGCGGCGCTCGCCACGCTGACCTCGGTCGACACGGGCGTGCTCGTGCCGCTGGACTACAGCGACCCGGAGAAGACCCCGTCGATGGAGACCTACATCCTCCGTCCGTCCGACACGGAGGCCGGCTCCTCGGTGCTCGAGGCGACCTTCGGCCCCTCGGCCACCGCTGAGGCGTTCAACGAGTGA
- a CDS encoding SDR family oxidoreductase has translation MSLASKVAIVTGSGSGLGAAYAKALAAAGAAVVINDVSADAAQSTVEEILAAGGKATAVVAPVGTSDAAKQLVDAAVSEFGGLDIVVTNAGILRDKSLLKMTDDDFDAVIAVHLRGTFTVVREAFAYFKENGKPGRIITIGSPTGQRGNFGQTNYAAAKAGIVGMVRTWAMEMKRAGVTVNAVIPVAATAMTRTMPFFASAIEAMDAGRPMHDYFRKELGFGLPDDVSGLIVYLSSDEAAGISGQAIGVGGDRLQVWSHPEPVASYFHDGGWSADEIDAELGGTLVENLQSIGETFPPMPDELAPKA, from the coding sequence ATTTCACTGGCTTCGAAGGTCGCCATCGTCACCGGCAGCGGCAGCGGGCTGGGCGCCGCGTACGCGAAGGCCCTCGCCGCAGCCGGCGCCGCCGTCGTGATCAACGACGTGTCGGCCGACGCCGCGCAGTCCACTGTCGAGGAGATCCTGGCCGCCGGCGGGAAGGCGACCGCCGTCGTCGCTCCGGTCGGCACGAGCGATGCGGCCAAGCAGCTCGTCGATGCCGCCGTGAGTGAATTCGGCGGCCTCGACATCGTGGTCACCAACGCCGGCATTCTGCGCGACAAGTCGCTGCTGAAGATGACCGACGACGACTTCGACGCGGTCATCGCCGTCCACCTGCGGGGGACGTTCACCGTCGTCCGCGAGGCCTTCGCCTACTTCAAGGAGAACGGCAAGCCGGGCCGCATCATCACCATCGGCTCGCCGACCGGTCAGCGCGGGAACTTCGGGCAGACCAACTATGCCGCCGCCAAGGCCGGCATCGTCGGCATGGTCCGCACCTGGGCGATGGAGATGAAGCGGGCGGGTGTCACCGTCAACGCCGTCATCCCCGTCGCCGCGACCGCGATGACGCGCACCATGCCCTTCTTCGCCTCCGCCATCGAGGCGATGGACGCCGGACGCCCGATGCACGACTACTTCCGCAAGGAGCTCGGATTCGGTCTGCCCGATGACGTCTCCGGCCTGATCGTCTACCTCTCCTCCGATGAGGCGGCGGGAATCAGCGGCCAGGCGATCGGCGTCGGCGGCGACCGCCTGCAGGTGTGGTCGCACCCCGAGCCCGTCGCCAGCTACTTCCACGACGGCGGCTGGTCGGCCGACGAGATCGACGCCGAACTCGGCGGCACCCTCGTCGAGAACCTCCAGTCGATCGGCGAGACGTTCCCGCCCATGCCCGACGAGCTCGCGCCGAAGGCCTAG